A genomic region of Betaproteobacteria bacterium contains the following coding sequences:
- the pdsR gene encoding proteobacterial dedicated sortase system response regulator, which yields MARRIAVIEDDPAIRENYADVLRRQGYEVAAFANRAEALKAMRIRLPDLALIDIGLADEIEGGFALCRELRAMSSTLPIIFLTARDGDLDTVSGLRMGADDYLTKDISLPHLLARIAALFRRIEVMGAPPAAEDVIERGRLRLNLKRMEAHWAEHQVELTLTEFWIVHALAKFPGHVKDRDALMREASLTVDDSTITSHIKRIRRKFAALDAAFDSIQSVYGLGYRWHGDR from the coding sequence ATGGCCAGGCGTATCGCCGTTATCGAAGACGACCCCGCGATCCGCGAGAACTACGCGGACGTGCTCCGCCGCCAGGGCTACGAAGTCGCTGCCTTCGCCAATCGTGCGGAAGCGCTCAAGGCGATGCGCATCCGCTTGCCGGACCTCGCGCTGATCGACATCGGGCTGGCGGACGAAATCGAGGGCGGGTTCGCGCTTTGCCGCGAGCTGCGCGCCATGTCATCGACGCTGCCGATCATTTTCCTGACGGCGCGCGATGGCGACCTCGACACCGTGTCCGGCCTGCGCATGGGCGCCGACGACTACCTGACCAAGGACATCAGCCTGCCGCATCTGCTGGCTCGCATCGCGGCGTTGTTCCGGCGCATCGAAGTCATGGGCGCGCCCCCGGCCGCCGAAGACGTGATCGAGCGCGGACGACTCAGGCTCAACCTCAAGCGCATGGAAGCGCACTGGGCGGAGCATCAGGTGGAACTCACGCTGACCGAATTCTGGATCGTGCATGCGCTCGCCAAATTCCCGGGCCACGTCAAGGATCGCGACGCGCTCATGCGCGAAGCAAGCCTGACGGTCGACGACAGCACCATCACGTCCCACATCAAGCGCATCCGCCGCAAGTTCGCCGCGCTCGATGCCGCCTTCGATTCGATCCAGAGCGTGTACGGCCTGGGTTACCGCTGGCATGGCGATCGCTGA
- a CDS encoding class GN sortase — protein MLFLGLVSVSVWQAGEAAYIHAKAWMAQRLIASAWDRSLATGVSVKPWPWADTYPVARLEAPRQGAALMVLAGASGRTLAFGPGHVDGTPLPGEPGNAVVSGHRDTHFAFLRELRSGDTLLVHSASGRVARYVVSGIEVVRNKDIRVLLDVGDDRLTLVTCYPFDTPVPGGTLRYVVVATRRDAAVTRI, from the coding sequence ATGCTTTTTCTGGGACTGGTTTCCGTGTCCGTCTGGCAGGCTGGCGAAGCGGCGTACATCCATGCCAAGGCCTGGATGGCGCAGCGGCTGATTGCTTCGGCCTGGGACCGGTCTCTCGCGACCGGCGTCAGCGTGAAGCCCTGGCCGTGGGCCGATACCTACCCGGTTGCGCGTCTCGAAGCGCCGCGTCAGGGCGCTGCGCTGATGGTGCTGGCCGGTGCCAGCGGCCGCACGCTGGCCTTCGGTCCCGGTCATGTCGACGGCACTCCCTTGCCCGGCGAGCCGGGCAACGCCGTGGTCAGCGGCCATCGCGATACGCATTTCGCTTTTCTGCGCGAGTTGCGCTCCGGAGACACGCTGCTGGTGCATTCCGCCAGCGGCCGCGTGGCGCGTTACGTGGTCTCGGGCATCGAAGTCGTGCGCAACAAGGATATCCGTGTGCTGCTCGACGTGGGCGACGACCGCTTGACCCTGGTGACCTGCTATCCGTTCGACACCCCGGTTCCCGGCGGGACGTTGCGTTACGTCGTCGTCGCAACACGGCGCGACGCTGCCGTTACCCGCATATGA
- a CDS encoding marine proteobacterial sortase target protein: MKIFSNRSLVGPQTPAFSMARDVVRIVIAAVLAGTGFALLLALTVLSLTVIAPPAQASGAPVLASAEPDQAAGPPTEKPGEQTSGSFLVRVRPSGRLIRSPALSTDVKISVSGMVARAVVAQQFKNDSPDWIEGVYVFPLPENAAVDRLRMQVGDRQIEGQIRERAQARAEYEAARDRGSRASLVEQERPNIFTSSVANLGPGETLTVEIEYQQTLRYEDAAVSLRFPTVVAPRYIPGKPQSEAPRLDTSKGSGWAANTDQVPDASRITPPVVAEGEQPRNPVTLHVELDAGFPVGEVKSRYHAVTVEKRDDNRYEVSLGVGPFAADRDFELVWHPLAGAQPRGSLFRETKEGETHLLLTIFPPVGSQATEKRLPREAIYVIDTSGSMQGASLEQARKALHLALRQLTREDRFNVIQFNSVTDTLFASPREANEKNLEAARHYVDKLHATGGTEMAPALRAALDAPAKEGFLRQVVFMTDGSVGNEDELFKLIQKKLGRSRLFTVGIGSAPNSHFMTKAAQLGRGSFTYIGDIAEVGEKMGALFGKLEHPVLSDIVVEWPASVSAEGYPQKLPDLYLGEPVVLSARAEGLLRGKVVVRGQSGEQSWSSKFDLGQAHDGKGMGVIWARRKIESLTDSLQDGANKEKVREAVVDIALKHHLVTRYTSLVAVDVTPVRPEGEALDAQAVPANLPQGWSHEGVFGSLPKTATSAGLHLILALLAGALAVLVYARRKAVYARRKV; the protein is encoded by the coding sequence ATGAAAATTTTCTCGAATCGCAGTTTGGTGGGACCGCAGACGCCGGCTTTTTCAATGGCCCGCGATGTCGTGCGCATTGTCATTGCAGCCGTGCTGGCGGGAACCGGTTTCGCGCTCCTGCTGGCATTGACCGTATTGTCGCTGACCGTGATCGCGCCGCCGGCGCAAGCCTCGGGCGCGCCGGTGCTGGCCTCCGCCGAACCAGACCAGGCAGCCGGACCGCCGACCGAGAAGCCCGGCGAGCAAACCAGTGGCAGTTTCCTGGTGCGCGTGCGCCCGTCCGGCCGGTTGATACGTTCTCCGGCCCTGAGTACCGACGTCAAAATCTCGGTGAGCGGCATGGTGGCACGGGCCGTCGTCGCGCAGCAGTTCAAGAACGATTCGCCGGACTGGATCGAGGGCGTCTACGTCTTTCCGCTGCCGGAAAACGCCGCAGTGGACCGGCTGCGCATGCAGGTGGGCGATCGCCAAATCGAAGGCCAGATTCGCGAGCGCGCGCAGGCGCGTGCCGAATACGAGGCGGCGCGCGATCGGGGCAGCCGGGCGTCGCTGGTGGAACAGGAACGTCCCAACATCTTCACCAGCAGCGTGGCGAACCTCGGACCGGGCGAGACGCTGACCGTGGAGATCGAATACCAGCAGACGCTGCGTTATGAAGACGCTGCCGTCAGCCTGCGGTTTCCGACCGTCGTCGCGCCTCGCTACATTCCGGGCAAGCCGCAATCGGAGGCGCCGCGCTTGGACACATCAAAGGGCTCCGGCTGGGCGGCGAATACGGACCAGGTGCCGGATGCATCGCGCATCACGCCGCCGGTCGTCGCGGAGGGTGAGCAGCCGCGCAACCCCGTCACGCTGCATGTCGAACTCGATGCCGGCTTTCCGGTGGGCGAGGTCAAGAGCCGCTATCACGCGGTCACCGTGGAGAAGCGGGACGACAACCGCTACGAAGTTTCCTTGGGCGTAGGTCCGTTTGCCGCCGACCGGGATTTCGAACTGGTGTGGCACCCGCTCGCGGGAGCGCAACCGCGCGGCAGCCTGTTTCGCGAAACCAAGGAGGGCGAAACACATTTGTTGCTGACGATTTTTCCGCCGGTCGGCAGCCAGGCCACCGAGAAGCGCCTGCCGCGCGAAGCGATCTACGTGATCGATACGTCCGGATCGATGCAGGGTGCATCGCTCGAACAGGCCAGGAAGGCATTGCATCTCGCCCTCCGGCAGCTCACCCGTGAAGACCGCTTCAACGTCATTCAATTCAATTCGGTGACGGACACATTGTTTGCCTCGCCGCGCGAAGCGAACGAAAAGAATCTCGAGGCGGCACGGCACTACGTCGACAAATTGCACGCCACCGGCGGCACCGAAATGGCGCCGGCATTGCGGGCGGCGCTCGATGCGCCGGCGAAGGAGGGTTTCCTGCGCCAGGTGGTGTTCATGACCGACGGCAGCGTCGGCAACGAGGACGAGCTGTTCAAGCTGATCCAGAAAAAACTCGGACGCAGCAGGCTGTTCACGGTGGGCATCGGATCCGCACCGAACAGCCACTTCATGACCAAGGCCGCGCAACTTGGCCGCGGCAGTTTCACCTACATCGGGGACATCGCCGAGGTCGGTGAAAAGATGGGCGCGCTGTTCGGCAAACTCGAACACCCGGTCCTGTCCGACATCGTCGTCGAATGGCCGGCCAGCGTCAGCGCCGAGGGCTATCCGCAAAAACTGCCCGATCTGTATCTCGGCGAACCGGTGGTGCTGAGTGCGCGCGCCGAAGGATTGTTGCGCGGCAAAGTCGTGGTGCGCGGGCAGTCAGGCGAACAGTCGTGGAGTTCGAAATTCGACCTGGGACAAGCGCACGACGGCAAGGGCATGGGCGTGATCTGGGCGCGGCGCAAGATCGAATCGCTGACCGATTCCCTGCAGGACGGCGCCAACAAGGAAAAGGTTCGCGAGGCGGTCGTGGACATTGCATTGAAACACCACCTGGTGACGCGCTATACCAGCCTCGTCGCCGTGGACGTGACGCCGGTGCGCCCCGAGGGAGAAGCACTCGATGCGCAGGCGGTGCCCGCCAATCTGCCGCAGGGCTGGAGCCATGAAGGCGTGTTCGGTTCGTTGCCGAAGACCGCCACGTCGGCAGGATTGCATCTCATCCTGGCGTTGCTGGCAGGCGCACTGGCCGTCCTCGTCTATGCGCGCAGGAAGGCAGTCTACGCACGGAGGAAGGTATGA